The genomic region TGTGCCGTTTAATGCTCTTAGCGCTTTCACCGATTCATTATCCAATCCCGTCATAAGGTCGTGGAGGTATAAAATAGCTGCAGTGGATTCCTGCGATAATGAATCCGAATTGAGCAAAGAGCACAAGACGACGCACCTCACCATAAATATGGGAATAAATAACACCATCAATTTGATATGGGATCATTACCAGGGGTTCGATTTTGGCACTTATTATATTCATAGATACACAACATCAACCGGTTGGGAAGAAATAGATTCTATGGCGAGCAACCTCACCTCATGGACAGACCCTTTACCTCCTAATGAAGACCTCTATTACGTTGTTGTGGTAAAGCATCCTACGGGCTGTGATCCTAATCTGAGTAAAGTATTAACCTACAATTCTGCCAGGTCAAATGTATCCAACAGGCTATTGCCTACCGGCATTGATCAGTTTCGAGTTTCGAGTTTCGAGTTTCGAATTTTTCCCAATCCATATTCGGGTGTGACTCAGATAAGCTATACTTTACCTGAAAAAGCAGATGTGCTCTTAGAAGTATTTAATGTTTTGGGCAAAAAGATAGAAGTATTGGCTAACGGGGAACAAAAAAGCGGAGCGTATCAATATAGCTTCAGTGCAAAGGAGCTGGGTTATTCATCCGGGATTTATATCCTGAAGCTTATTGCAGGGGAAGATGTATACACTAAGCAGTTGATAGAATTTTAAAAAATTATTGGAAATAAGATCATGAGCGAAGGATAATCATTTCAATATTAGAATATGTTTTTCAGGAGGAACTATAGTAGTTCGCACAATATTAAAGTAACAGCATGTTGATTCCCCAGAGTACCCGGGGGAATCAATTGTCAACTGCGAACTTCTTTAGCTCCTGATAAACTTTATGAACCGGTAACCCCATCACATTGAAATAGGAGCCATTAATTTTTTCTATACCGATCAACCCGATCCATTCCTGGATACCATAGCCTCCTGCTTTGTCAAAAGGCTTATAATTTTCTATATAATAATTGATCTCAGCCTCTTTTATTTCCCTGAACCAGACTTCTGTTTTATCATAAAAGGAAATTTCTTTATCCCTACTCAATAAACACACCCCTGTTATCACTTCATGTTTAGACCCTGAGAGCTTTTTTAGCATTTCAAATGCTTCACTTTTGTTTCGTGGCTTCCCTAATATCTCATCATTCCCGCCTGCCTGGCTTGAGCTATCGTGTTGGCGGGCAGGTAAGCAAACAATCGTATCTGCCGCAATAACGATCTCTTTAGTGATCTCATCTTTTAAAGCTTTGGCTTTTGATTCCGCGAGATAAACAGCTACTTGTTCTATTTTAAGATGGGAAGGATAATCTTCATTTGAAGGTTTTGTTTTTACCACTAAATCAAATCCTGCTTCTTTTAATATTTGTTGTCTTCTTGGGGAATTGGAGGCGAGGATCAGAGGTCGGTTCAGGTTAAATTCCATAGGTTGATTTAATCTAACAAATGCGAAACTATTCCACTTCTCAACTTCGGCTCAAACCATGTAGATTTTGGAGGCATCACTTTACCTGAATCAGCGATATTGATGAGTTGTTTTATCGTAACAGGATATAATGCGAAAGCCACAGCCATTTCTCCACTATCTACGCGTTCTTCCAGTTCTTCCAATCCCCTGATACCGCCCACGAAGTCAATCCTTTCGTCAGTTCTAGGATCGTTAATATTTAAAATCGAAGATAAAATATTGTTTTGTAGTATGCTTACGTCTAAGGCGCCAGTAGGGTCATCATTCTTGTAAGTGCCATCCTTTGCAATTAAAGCGTACCATTTATGAGCTAAATACATCCCAAACTCATGATATTTTACAGGTTTTATCTGGGTTTTTTCAATGCGCTCTATAATAAAATACCCTGATATTTTTTTTAAGAACGCTTTTTCGGAGTAACCATTCAAATCTTTTACAATTCTGTTATAATCAATAATATTTAATTGGTTTGCAGGAAACAGAACGGTTAGAAAATAGTTGTATTCTTCATTTCCGGTATGGTCCGGATTAAGATTTTTTCTTTCATCGCTCACTTTATATGCGGAGGCTGCTCTGTGATGCCCGTCAGCGATGTAAGTGAAGGGTACTTTGGTTTTAAATAATTTGGTGATCTTATCTATAGTTGACTTGTCATTTATCACCCATACGGTGTGCTGAACAGCATCATCTGCGGTAAAATCGTATTCGGGTGTATTGTTGGAAATATAGTTATTGGTTAATTCGCCAATTTCGGAAACATCAGGATAGGTTAAAAATACAGGCCCTGTATGTACTCTGGTAGTTTTTATATGGTTTATCCTGTCCTGTTCTTTTGAAGGGCGTGTATGTTCATGTTTTTTGATGATGTTTTTCCTGTAATCTGCAATGCCTGAGCAGCAAAAAAGTCCAATTTGCCGATGCATACCCATAACCTGCTGATAAAGATAATAACATTCCTCTTTTTCCTGGAACAAGATGCTATCTGAGATAAACTTATCAAAGTTGTCTTTTGCTTTATCATATACAGCCTGATTGTGGGGATTTACATCTTCGGGCAGATCAACTTCCGATTTTATAATATGCAAAAAAGAGTAAGGATTTCCCTTAACCGCTACCCTTGCTTCAGCCGAGTTTAGTACATCGTAAGGTTTTGATGCTACCTTATGCACATGCTTTTTGATGGGTCTTACGCCTTTGAAGGGTTTTATAATAGCCATGTAAGAAAGTACGAAGTACGAAGTACGAAGTATGAAGTAGAAAATTTGTCATTCGTAAATCAAAATTATTTATTAAAAAACTCAATGATCTTATCAGCCAATTCCAACCCTATTCTTTCCTGTGCCTCAATAGTAGAAGCGCCAATATGTGGAGTCAATGACACTTTGGGGTGCTTCAGAAGTTCAGGTTTTGGTGTAGGTTCTTCTTCAAAAACATCAATCCCTGCATAAGCAACCTTGCCGTTATCCAATGCTTTTATCAGGGTGCTTTCATCTATACATCCACCCCTGGCACAGTTGATGATGTACACACCATTTTTCATTTTTTCAAATTCAGCCTTTCCAATCATGGGTTTTTCTCCCTTTTTAAAAGGAACATGCATAGAGATAAAGTCGCTTTCTTTTAATACTTGTTCCATACTTACAGTTTTCAAAGAAACAGAGATTTTTTCTTGGGCTATTTGAAGCTCAATATTCGTTTCATTTAGCATTATATCGCAGGCTAACACTTTCATTCCTATACCAAAAGCAATACCTGCTACTTCCTGGCCGATCCTTCCAAGTCCAATGATCCCAAGCATTTTACCACATAATTCGATTCCTTTGGAATATTGTTTCTTGAGTGATTTAAAGTCAGAAGAACCAAACAAGGGCATTTGCCTGTTAGAATCAGGTAAAAATCTTACAAGGCCAAACAGATGCGAAAATACCAATTCGGCAACAGATAAGGAAGACGCAGCAGGCGTATTGATAACTTCAATTCCTTTACTTCTTGCATATTCCACATCAATATTGTCCATTCCAACCCCTCCTCTGCCTATTAATTTCAGATCAGGACATGCGTCAATGATCTCTTTTCTGATCTGAGTGGCGCTGCGTACCAAAACCGCATCGTAGCTTTTCAGGGCATCTTCCAATTTATCCTGGGCGATATTATCTGTATCAATCTGAAAACCAGCTTCCTGTAATTTTGATTTCCCGGAGTCGTCTATGCCGTCATTTGCGAGTATTTTGTTCATATATGTTTTTTATTTATTCTTTATTTTTCCTGTTCAAATTTAGACCTCACTTACTTCATGTTTCCCAGCAAAAACCTTCATCACATCAACCAATACCTCAACGCTTTCAAGAGGCATAGCATTATATATAGAAGCTCTGAAACCGCCTACAGACCGATGCCCTTTTATTCCAATAATATCATGTTCGGCAGCGAGCGCCAGGAACTCTGATTCTAGATCAGGATTGTCCATAATGAAAGTGACATTCATTTTAGAACGGTCTTCTTTATTTGCTGTTCCTTTGAATAATGGGTTTTTGTCGATTTCTTCGTAAAGCAAATCAGCTTTTTCAATATTTTTTCTTTCCATTTCAGCTAACCCTCCCTGCTCTTTTAGCCACTTTAAGGTTTGTAAAGAGGCATAAATCGCAAATACGGGGGGCGTATTAAATAAAGAACCGCCTTCTATATGTGTTCTGTAATCCAGCATAGTTGGAATTTCCCGTTTCACTTTTCCTAAAATTTCATCTTTAACGATCACTAATGTAACTCCGGCTGGTCCCAGGTTCTTTTGAGCTCCTGCATAAATGAGCGCATATTTTGATACATCAACAGTACGGCTAAATATGTCTGATGAGAAGTCGGCAACTAATGGAATATTCACATTATAATCTTCATAGATCTGGGTGCCGAAAATGGTATTATTGGTGGTGATATGAAAATAGGCAGCATTTTCCGGCAGATCATACTGTTTGGGGATGTAGTTGTAATTTGAGTCGGAAGAAGATGCGACAACATTTACATTGCCGAAAAACTTAACCTCTTTGATGGCTTTTTTTGCCCATGAACCGGTCTCAAGATATGCTGCAGTTTGTCCCTCATCTAAAAGGTTATATGGGATCATGCAAAATTGCAGGCTTGCACCGCCTTGCAGGAACAAAACGGAATACCCGTCCGGCACATTGAGTAATTCTTTTATAAGCGTTGTAGCTTCTTCAATTATCCCGGTAAATTCTTTACTTCTATGAGAAATTTCGAGAATGGACAATCCGCTATTGTAAAGCTCATTCACAGCTTTTGCCGAATTTTCTATAGTGTAACCGGGCAAAAGCGAAGGACCCGGATTAAAATTGTATTTTTTCATAACAATATTAATTTTTTTTCGTAAACCCTGTTAAAGAAATATAAATAAATAGTGATATTAAACTGTTTTTGCTTATTCATTTTAGATAATCACTGTCTATATCTATTACTTTTTTAAACGGTGTAAAGATAGTATATTTTAAGCGATAATTTTATAATAGAATAATAAAATTCATTACAAATTTAATAACATGTATTTTCAGAGAAAAATCATTGTAATCCTAATCGTTAGTTTAACCCTATTTTTAACAGGTTGTGGTTTTAATAATAACGAAGAGAAAAAAATAGCACGGGAGTATGATGTAGAAAGCGTGGGAGATTTAATAGTATCAGTAGAAAATATCCCAGACCTGTCTAATCAAATAATTGAAAGTATTCTAAATTCTTTCCCATCACCTGTAGAAATATCTTACCTTCTTAAAGCTGTTGGTACTGGTTATTCTTATAATATTTTAAATCCTGCAGATAACAAAAATAAATATATAACAAGCTATAAGAAAGCTATAAATCTTGGTACTTATGGAGCAGATCTTGGCTATACAAACATATATGCACAGAGAAGAGATGTGATAGAGTACCTGAATCTTGTCTATGAACTTGCTAATGAAATTTCGATAGGTCATGTTTTTGACTTTAATTCAATCAAAAGGGTGGCTCTAAACAGTGAAAACTTAGATTCGTTATTATATATGACTACTGTAAATTACGAAAGGATGAATAAATATTTACGTGAGCAAGATCAATTAAAGTTAAGTGTCTTAATGCTTACCGGGGGTTGGTTAGAATCTATATACCTCTTATCACAGGTAGCTAAGCAAAGCGGTAATGATGAATTAAAAGAAAGGGTAGGTGAACAGAAAATAACCCTTGATAACATCATGCTGCTTTTATCTGTCTACCAGGTTGACCCTGATGTAAGAAAATTACTTAATAAATTTATGAAACTGAAAAATCTTTATGACCAGGTAGAGATCGTGTATCATTACGCTGAACCTGATTTTACGGAAGTAGATGGAAAGATGGCAGTAGTAGATAATAGTACAACGACTATAAATATCTCTGATGAGTTATTTATGCAGATCATTGAAATGATAGAGTCGATTCGTAGTGGGATTATCACATAATAGGAAAAATTATTTACTTTACCGTGTTTTATGACTTATTCTTCTTTTCTCCCTTCGTATTTTAAGGACCCTGTAGTTAACTATTACGCCAATAATAAATGTAAATAACCCTAACAGAAAAACTCCCAGATCAATGAACCATTGCAGAGGATCAATATGCAAAATTCTAACATTAAAAATAAAAAAACGAAAGGGGTTCCCAATCAACATATTGAGTTCAATACTCCAGGTTATTAAAACAAAAGAAGTTCCTAATAAAAAGCCATAGATTATTCTCCAGTTAGAATAGATTTTAGTTTTCTTTTTTTGGGGATACTTCATTGAACCATTGATCATTATCAAATATTCATTAATCCAATTTCTTACTTCAAGCTATTATCAGCAATCTTACAATTTAAAGTTCAAAATTCAAAATTTTGAACTATTAATCATCATTAAACCCAAATACTTTAATAAATTTATCAAATATAGTATTATTATGATATATCCCTGTGAATTTTTCTGCTCCAGGCCCATAAGCAAATACCGGTACCATCACTCCTGTATGATTAGTTGTAGTAAAAGTACCATTTACTGTTCCGGATAAAAAATCACCTCCATTTATTGCCAGTCCTCCGGTTTCATGGTCAGCAGTGATAACAACTAATGTTTGACCATCTTGCCGGGCAAAATCTAATACCAACCCAATTACTTTATCAAAATCCAGCATTTCATCAATAATATATTGAACATCGTTTGCATGGCCTCCCCAGTCTATTTGCGAGCCTTCTATCATTAAAAAGAATCCTTTTTCATTGTTATTCAATATATTGATCGCTGTCATTGCTGCTTTAGACAAATAGTCTCCCCTGCCTTCTGACATTTTAACTGGCTGGTCTTCAGCAATAAAACCTGCCAGTTTGTTGCTATCAATTTGAGCAATGGCATCAATATCAAAAAGAACCTGGTAACCTTTTACTTTTAAGCTATCAATTAAGTTTTTACCATCGCTTCTCTGGTTAAAATGTTTGCTGCCACCGCCAATAAATACATCTATATCTGTTTTTAAAAAATCTGCAGCAATTGCTTCATACATTTCTCTGTGTGGTTGATGAGCGATAAAAGCTGCCGGTGTCGCATGCGTGATGGAGCTTGTTGCTACCAACCCGGTAGCCAGGCCATGAGCTTCAGCTATTTCAAGGATCGTTGGTAATGGCTTACCATTTATGTCAACACCTATTGACAGATTATTGGTTTTTTTCCCGGTAGCAAATGCTGTTGCACTAGCGCCTGAGTCTGTAATATAATTATTTGCAGAATTGGTCTTAGACAATCCTATGTATTTGATCCGTTCTAAGTTAAGCGAACCTCTGTTTGCTGTCAGTCCGGCATAAATTTGGCTTAGCCCCATCCCATCACCAATTAAGAAAATAATATTTTTTGCCTGTTTGTTTGCTGGATTAGATTCAAATGCTGCCTGTTCATCACTTTTATTCCCGGGTATTCGGGGTATTTTTTTTGAATCTGTATTGCAAGAAAAGATGAAAATGCACAAGCACAGATAAAAAAGAAATTTAATGACTATTCGCTTTTTTGTGTCAGTACAATTATAATGCATGAATGCATGATTGCATGGATGCATACAACCATGCAACCATGCAATATTTACCATCTTGTGTAAATAAAGGGATAGGAATATTTTTTTTTTCATATTCTATTTAATCTGTAAATAAGCTGCCAAATCTCCACTTTCTTGCTTACATTTACTAATTAATAGAAAACTTTTTCCCAGGCAAGACTTTAACGATACCCTGAAATTCTAAATTCAACAAAAGCGAAGCTGTTTTACTTATAGGTAATTGCGTTTTTATGCTGAGATCATCAATCATCATTTCTCCCGCCTCTTTCAGCAATTCATAGATCTTTACTTCATCAGTTGTTAATTTTGATATATCAAACGAATAACTCAGATTATTAGTTCCCTTGTCCCGGTTATTACCAGGACCTGAGGAAAGTTTTTCTTGTTTTGTAACCCAGTTCATCACATATTTGATGTCTTCAATTGATGTTAGTAAATTTGCTCTATGCGATTTTATAAGATTGTTGCAGCCTTCTGAAAATTTCTCACCGATATTACCGGGTACAGCAAATACGTCTCTATTATAGCTATTGGCAATTTCGGCTGTGATGAGTGCTC from Cytophagales bacterium harbors:
- the maf gene encoding septum formation protein Maf, whose protein sequence is MEFNLNRPLILASNSPRRQQILKEAGFDLVVKTKPSNEDYPSHLKIEQVAVYLAESKAKALKDEITKEIVIAADTIVCLPARQHDSSSQAGGNDEILGKPRNKSEAFEMLKKLSGSKHEVITGVCLLSRDKEISFYDKTEVWFREIKEAEINYYIENYKPFDKAGGYGIQEWIGLIGIEKINGSYFNVMGLPVHKVYQELKKFAVDN
- a CDS encoding DUF1015 domain-containing protein — protein: MAIIKPFKGVRPIKKHVHKVASKPYDVLNSAEARVAVKGNPYSFLHIIKSEVDLPEDVNPHNQAVYDKAKDNFDKFISDSILFQEKEECYYLYQQVMGMHRQIGLFCCSGIADYRKNIIKKHEHTRPSKEQDRINHIKTTRVHTGPVFLTYPDVSEIGELTNNYISNNTPEYDFTADDAVQHTVWVINDKSTIDKITKLFKTKVPFTYIADGHHRAASAYKVSDERKNLNPDHTGNEEYNYFLTVLFPANQLNIIDYNRIVKDLNGYSEKAFLKKISGYFIIERIEKTQIKPVKYHEFGMYLAHKWYALIAKDGTYKNDDPTGALDVSILQNNILSSILNINDPRTDERIDFVGGIRGLEELEERVDSGEMAVAFALYPVTIKQLINIADSGKVMPPKSTWFEPKLRSGIVSHLLD
- a CDS encoding 3-phosphoglycerate dehydrogenase; translated protein: MNKILANDGIDDSGKSKLQEAGFQIDTDNIAQDKLEDALKSYDAVLVRSATQIRKEIIDACPDLKLIGRGGVGMDNIDVEYARSKGIEVINTPAASSLSVAELVFSHLFGLVRFLPDSNRQMPLFGSSDFKSLKKQYSKGIELCGKMLGIIGLGRIGQEVAGIAFGIGMKVLACDIMLNETNIELQIAQEKISVSLKTVSMEQVLKESDFISMHVPFKKGEKPMIGKAEFEKMKNGVYIINCARGGCIDESTLIKALDNGKVAYAGIDVFEEEPTPKPELLKHPKVSLTPHIGASTIEAQERIGLELADKIIEFFNK
- the serC gene encoding 3-phosphoserine/phosphohydroxythreonine transaminase — its product is MKKYNFNPGPSLLPGYTIENSAKAVNELYNSGLSILEISHRSKEFTGIIEEATTLIKELLNVPDGYSVLFLQGGASLQFCMIPYNLLDEGQTAAYLETGSWAKKAIKEVKFFGNVNVVASSSDSNYNYIPKQYDLPENAAYFHITTNNTIFGTQIYEDYNVNIPLVADFSSDIFSRTVDVSKYALIYAGAQKNLGPAGVTLVIVKDEILGKVKREIPTMLDYRTHIEGGSLFNTPPVFAIYASLQTLKWLKEQGGLAEMERKNIEKADLLYEEIDKNPLFKGTANKEDRSKMNVTFIMDNPDLESEFLALAAEHDIIGIKGHRSVGGFRASIYNAMPLESVEVLVDVMKVFAGKHEVSEV
- a CDS encoding alkaline phosphatase, which encodes MHYNCTDTKKRIVIKFLFYLCLCIFIFSCNTDSKKIPRIPGNKSDEQAAFESNPANKQAKNIIFLIGDGMGLSQIYAGLTANRGSLNLERIKYIGLSKTNSANNYITDSGASATAFATGKKTNNLSIGVDINGKPLPTILEIAEAHGLATGLVATSSITHATPAAFIAHQPHREMYEAIAADFLKTDIDVFIGGGSKHFNQRSDGKNLIDSLKVKGYQVLFDIDAIAQIDSNKLAGFIAEDQPVKMSEGRGDYLSKAAMTAINILNNNEKGFFLMIEGSQIDWGGHANDVQYIIDEMLDFDKVIGLVLDFARQDGQTLVVITADHETGGLAINGGDFLSGTVNGTFTTTNHTGVMVPVFAYGPGAEKFTGIYHNNTIFDKFIKVFGFNDD